Genomic window (Bradyrhizobium sp. 186):
CGAGGCCTTTGCGAAAGCGGGCTGCGACCACATCACAGTGCATGCGGAAGCCGGTCCGCATCTGCACCGGTCGCTCCAGGCGATCCGCGCGCTCGGCAAGAAGGCCGGCGTCTCGCTCAATCCGGGAACACCGATCAGCACGCTCGAATACGTCCTCGACCTGATCGACCTCGTGCTGGTGATGTCGGTCAATCCAGGCTTCGGCGGCCAGGCCTTCATCCCCTCCGCGATCGGCAAGATCCGCGACATCCGCGCGATGACCGCAGGCCGGCCGATCGACATCGAGGTCGACGGTGGCGTCGGTCCCGACGTCGCCGGCGCGCTGGCCGCAGCCGGCGCCAACGCCTTCGTCGCCGGCACCTCCGTGTTCAGGGGCGGCACGATGGAGGCCTACAAGACCAACATCGCCGCGATCCGCAACGCTGCCGCAGGCGCCCGCGGCGAAGCGATCTGAGCCGCATCAAGCCGGCGAAAACTGCGGCTCTTGTTGCGGCGCGCAATGCCTAAAATTGCAACCTGAATCCGTACTCATCCGGGCTTCCCTGATTCGCGCAAATCACCGCAAGTG
Coding sequences:
- the rpe gene encoding ribulose-phosphate 3-epimerase; the encoded protein is MTQAFAPRPLAIAPSILASDFSRLGEEVRAVDAAGADWLHLDVMDGHFVPNISYGPDVIKAMRPHTKKIFDAHLMISPCDPYLEAFAKAGCDHITVHAEAGPHLHRSLQAIRALGKKAGVSLNPGTPISTLEYVLDLIDLVLVMSVNPGFGGQAFIPSAIGKIRDIRAMTAGRPIDIEVDGGVGPDVAGALAAAGANAFVAGTSVFRGGTMEAYKTNIAAIRNAAAGARGEAI